CGTGGACGCCGAGACCCGCGCGATCGACTTTCACGACAAGGAACGCTCCCTGGGCGGCACCAAGACGATGGTGATTCCCGAGAAGTTCCTCCAGTGCAGCTCCGAGGCGTCGAGCCACGAGGTGATCGACGAGGTCAACGTCATCGTCCGCGACGTGGCCGAGGAGTATGGCCTCACGCCGGCCGTCGAGGTCTCGCGCGCCAAGGCGGTTGTGGCCCGGCACGCCGACGTCGATGAGGCGTTCGCGCCGGTCGAGGTGGGCCACGAGGTCTTCCGCGACCGCCCCGACGTCCAGCGGCGCTACGAGGAGCGCGTCCATGCCGCGGCCCTGCCCGAGGAGGCCCCCGTGCGCCGCGGCGTGGCCAACCGCCTGGCCAGGAGCCACCGCATCCGCACGGACACGGGTATCGAGATCACGTTTCCCTCGGAGCTTGCCGAGAAGCCCGGCTATCTCGACTTTGAGACCGGCGCGGACGGCCGCATCTCCATCACCATCGGAAACGTCGCCAAGATCGAGAACCGCTCGTAGAACGGCGACGGCGGCCGGGGTGCTGCTCGCATGGTTCTTCTCGCGAGCCTGCCGTGGCGCACAAAAAGAACTTTCCTTTGAAGGCAAACCGTGCACCATGGCAGGCTCGGCAGCGGGCGAGGCCTTTGTCGCAGCCCCTACGAGCGCGTCTTCGTGCTTGCGCCCGCCGCTCGCCCTTTCATGGACGTGTTCATCTCGTGGCAGCGGGCTTTTCAAGCTAGAATCAGGCATGCGTGTCCGCACCCTAATCGTACCCAAGGAGATGCCATGTCCCAGAAGCACGTTCTTTTGAGTGATGCCGGGATGTCGCCGCGAGGCGTCACGCGCCGTGACGCTCTGAGACTCTTCATCGGCGCCGGGATCTGTGCCACGTTCTTCCCCTCCGTGGCCCTGGCAACGAGCACCCAGGAGCAGCTCGACGCCGCTCAGATGAGCTATGACGAGGCGCAGGCCGCCCTCGACCAGATCAACCAGGAGTACGCCACGATCGCCGGGCAGCTCTCGCAGACGCAGGCCCAGGTGGTCGACGTCTCGGGTCAGATTGACCAGAAGCAGGCCGACATCGACGACAAGCAGGCCGAGATCGACACCAAGCAGGCCGAGATCGACACCAAGCAGGAGGTCCTCGGCGAGCGCATGAGCTCGGCCTACAAGTCCGGCCCCCAGTCGACCCTCGACATGATCCTCTCCTCGGCCACCTTCGAGGAGCTCACGAGCAACATCTACTACCTCGACAAGGTCAGCGAGTCCGACCGCCAGATGATCGACGAGGTCAGGACCCTCAAGGCCCAGCTCGAGGACGAGAAGTCCGCCCTCGAGGACGAGAAGTCCGCCCTCGAGTCCCAGAAG
This is a stretch of genomic DNA from Thermophilibacter immobilis. It encodes these proteins:
- a CDS encoding nucleoid-associated protein, with the translated sequence MLRVSQAILHVFDFEAGSTFFSERPLDLSERPTRSYVQRHLRKISSNAESRHGSFAPGSNFATELASYFAGVREFVEFSVEIAQWFWEELRRTEDLEQCDLLIADFTDTDEGASDASSTKDELDAVFDGPVGRRFFAILLLPRKQTFAHEVDGEANDICRQDSTLPNPSQKVDSYVLVDAETRAIDFHDKERSLGGTKTMVIPEKFLQCSSEASSHEVIDEVNVIVRDVAEEYGLTPAVEVSRAKAVVARHADVDEAFAPVEVGHEVFRDRPDVQRRYEERVHAAALPEEAPVRRGVANRLARSHRIRTDTGIEITFPSELAEKPGYLDFETGADGRISITIGNVAKIENRS